The proteins below come from a single Pieris brassicae chromosome 1, ilPieBrab1.1, whole genome shotgun sequence genomic window:
- the LOC123707166 gene encoding glutamate-gated chloride channel isoform X13: MGWSCVVARAGAFLLMLTRVSALTSDIFAAGKSDKEILDNLLKNSRYDKRLLPPVDDPVFCCGLTTPNDTLAQNRVGLSSLRPQSHNRGVLTVNVSVLLLSLASPDESSLKYEVEFLLQQQWYDPRLRYSNQSHYDFLNAIHHHEDIWLPDTYFIMHGDFKDPIIPMHFALRIYRNGTINYLMRRHLILSCQGRLNIFPFDDPLCSFALESISYEQSAITYVWKNDEDTLRKSPSLTTLNAYLIQNQTIPCPIKASWRGNYSCLKVDLIFTRDRAFYFTTVFIPGIILVTSSFITFWLEWNAVPARSMIGVTTMLNFFTTSNGFRSTLPVVSNLTAMNVWDGVCMCFIYASLLEFVCVNYVGRKRPLHNVVYRPGENPVTQPGDKKRESTGAADLVTCTACTGAPGSCTHTTNNGGVTEPCFVQVRKKEPPHPIRVAKTIDVIARITFPTAYAVFLIFFFIHYKAFS, encoded by the exons TTTTGCTGCGGGGAAATCGGACAAAGAGATACTGGACAATCTGTTGAAGAATTCTCGCTACGACAAAAGACTGCTACCGCCAGTAGAcg ATCCAGTGTTCTGTTGTGGTCTTACAACACCAAACGACACTTTAGCTCAGAATAGAGTCGGCCTCTCTTCCCTTCGGCCTCAGTCGCACAATCGTG GTGTCCTCACCGTAAATGTTAGCGTGCTACTTCTTAGTTTAGCATCACCAGATGAATCTAGTCTC AAATACGAAGTCGAATTTCTACTACAGCAGCAGTGGTACGATCCTCGACTACGTTATTCAAACCAGTCTCATTACGACTTCCTGAACGCCATACATCATCACGAAGACATTTGGTTACCAGATACATATTTCATTATGCATGGAGACTTTAAA GATCCAATAATTCCAATGCATTTTGCGTTGCGTATCTATCGCAACGGCACAATCAACTATTTAATGCGACGGCATCTCATTTTGTCGTGTCAAGGAAGGCTCAACATTTTTCCATTTGATGACCCATTGTGTTCATTCGCCTTAGAAAGTA TTTCATATGAGCAATCAGCAATAACGTATGTGTGGAAGAATGACGAGGATACACTCCGGAAGTCTCCATCACTGACAACCCTTAATGCCTATCTCATTCAGAACCAAACGATACCATGCCCTATAAAAGCTAGTTGGAGAG GTAACTACAGCTGTTTAAAGGTGGATCTCATATTTACGAGAGACCGAGCATTCTACTTTACTACAGTTTTTATCCCTGGCATTATCCTGGTGACCTCTTCCTTCATCACCTTTTGGCTGGAGTGGAACGCAGTGCCAGCCCGTTCCATGATAG GTGTTACGACAATGTTGAATTTCTTCACCACCTCCAACGGGTTCCGTTCAACATTGCCAGTTGTCTCAAATCTAACAGCAATGAACGTATGGGACGGCgtatgtatgtgtttcatCTACGCTTCTCTACTGGAATTCGTTTGTGTCAACTATGTAGGAAGAAAACGACCTCTCCATAACGTCGTGTATAGACCTGGAGAAAATCCCGTTACGCAg CCT GGAGATAAAAAGCGTGAATCAACGGGTGCTGCGGACTTGGTGACCTGTACAGCATGTACGGGTGCACCAGGATCTTGCACCCATACGACAAACAACGGTGGTGTTACAGAG ccATGTTTCGTCCAGGTCCGTAAAAAAGAGCCTCCACATCCAATCAGAGTGGCGAAGACTATTGACGTCATCGCGCGCATCACTTTCCCGACGGCCTATGCCGTGTTTCTCATATTTTTCTTCATCCACTACAAAGCCTTCTCTTAA
- the LOC123707166 gene encoding glutamate-gated chloride channel isoform X10, whose protein sequence is MGWSCVVARAGAFLLMLTRVSALTSDIFAAGKSDKEILDNLLKNSRYDKRLLPPVDDPVFCCGLTTPNDTLAQNRVGLSSLRPQSHNRGVLTVNVSVLLLSLASPDESSLKYEVEFLLQQQWYDPRLRYSNQSHYDFLNAIHHHEDIWLPDTYFIMHGDFKDPIIPMHFALRIYRNGTINYLMRRHLILSCQGRLNIFPFDDPLCSFALESISYEQSAITYVWKNDEDTLRKSPSLTTLNAYLIQNQTIPCPIKASWRGNYSCLKVDLIFTRDRAFYFTTVFIPGIILVTSSFITFWLEWNAVPARSMIGVTTMLNFFTTSNGFRSTLPVVSNLTAMNVWDGVCMCFIYASLLEFVCVNYVGRKRPLHNVVYRPGENPVTQRLPAVLSRIGIILASPLGDKKRESTGAADLVTCTACTGAPGSCTHTTNNGGVTEPCFVQVRKKEPPHPIRVAKTIDVIARITFPTAYAVFLIFFFIHYKAFS, encoded by the exons TTTTGCTGCGGGGAAATCGGACAAAGAGATACTGGACAATCTGTTGAAGAATTCTCGCTACGACAAAAGACTGCTACCGCCAGTAGAcg ATCCAGTGTTCTGTTGTGGTCTTACAACACCAAACGACACTTTAGCTCAGAATAGAGTCGGCCTCTCTTCCCTTCGGCCTCAGTCGCACAATCGTG GTGTCCTCACCGTAAATGTTAGCGTGCTACTTCTTAGTTTAGCATCACCAGATGAATCTAGTCTC AAATACGAAGTCGAATTTCTACTACAGCAGCAGTGGTACGATCCTCGACTACGTTATTCAAACCAGTCTCATTACGACTTCCTGAACGCCATACATCATCACGAAGACATTTGGTTACCAGATACATATTTCATTATGCATGGAGACTTTAAA GATCCAATAATTCCAATGCATTTTGCGTTGCGTATCTATCGCAACGGCACAATCAACTATTTAATGCGACGGCATCTCATTTTGTCGTGTCAAGGAAGGCTCAACATTTTTCCATTTGATGACCCATTGTGTTCATTCGCCTTAGAAAGTA TTTCATATGAGCAATCAGCAATAACGTATGTGTGGAAGAATGACGAGGATACACTCCGGAAGTCTCCATCACTGACAACCCTTAATGCCTATCTCATTCAGAACCAAACGATACCATGCCCTATAAAAGCTAGTTGGAGAG GTAACTACAGCTGTTTAAAGGTGGATCTCATATTTACGAGAGACCGAGCATTCTACTTTACTACAGTTTTTATCCCTGGCATTATCCTGGTGACCTCTTCCTTCATCACCTTTTGGCTGGAGTGGAACGCAGTGCCAGCCCGTTCCATGATAG GTGTTACGACAATGTTGAATTTCTTCACCACCTCCAACGGGTTCCGTTCAACATTGCCAGTTGTCTCAAATCTAACAGCAATGAACGTATGGGACGGCgtatgtatgtgtttcatCTACGCTTCTCTACTGGAATTCGTTTGTGTCAACTATGTAGGAAGAAAACGACCTCTCCATAACGTCGTGTATAGACCTGGAGAAAATCCCGTTACGCAg CGTCTACCAGCAGTTCTCAGCAGAATTGGCATTATTCTGGCCAGTCCTTTG GGAGATAAAAAGCGTGAATCAACGGGTGCTGCGGACTTGGTGACCTGTACAGCATGTACGGGTGCACCAGGATCTTGCACCCATACGACAAACAACGGTGGTGTTACAGAG ccATGTTTCGTCCAGGTCCGTAAAAAAGAGCCTCCACATCCAATCAGAGTGGCGAAGACTATTGACGTCATCGCGCGCATCACTTTCCCGACGGCCTATGCCGTGTTTCTCATATTTTTCTTCATCCACTACAAAGCCTTCTCTTAA
- the LOC123707166 gene encoding glutamate-gated chloride channel isoform X8: MGWSCVVARAGAFLLMLTRVSALTSDIFAAGKSDKEILDNLLKNSRYDKRLLPPVDDPVFCCGLTTPNDTLAQNRVGLSSLRPQSHNRGVLTVNVSVLLLSLASPDESSLKYEVEFLLQQQWYDPRLRYSNQSHYDFLNAIHHHEDIWLPDTYFIMHGDFKDPIIPMHFALRIYRNGTINYLMRRHLILSCQGRLNIFPFDDPLCSFALESISYEQSAITYVWKNDEDTLRKSPSLTTLNAYLIQNQTIPCPIKASWRGNYSCLKVDLIFTRDRAFYFTTVFIPGIILVTSSFITFWLEWNAVPARSMIGVTTMLNFFTTSNGFRSTLPVVSNLTAMNVWDGVCMCFIYASLLEFVCVNYVGRKRPLHNVVYRPGENPVTQRLPAVLSRIGIILASPLEAMAILHWRNETPQPGTSGAGDKKRESTGAADLVTCTACTGAPGSCTHTTNNGGVTEPCFVQVRKKEPPHPIRVAKTIDVIARITFPTAYAVFLIFFFIHYKAFS, translated from the exons TTTTGCTGCGGGGAAATCGGACAAAGAGATACTGGACAATCTGTTGAAGAATTCTCGCTACGACAAAAGACTGCTACCGCCAGTAGAcg ATCCAGTGTTCTGTTGTGGTCTTACAACACCAAACGACACTTTAGCTCAGAATAGAGTCGGCCTCTCTTCCCTTCGGCCTCAGTCGCACAATCGTG GTGTCCTCACCGTAAATGTTAGCGTGCTACTTCTTAGTTTAGCATCACCAGATGAATCTAGTCTC AAATACGAAGTCGAATTTCTACTACAGCAGCAGTGGTACGATCCTCGACTACGTTATTCAAACCAGTCTCATTACGACTTCCTGAACGCCATACATCATCACGAAGACATTTGGTTACCAGATACATATTTCATTATGCATGGAGACTTTAAA GATCCAATAATTCCAATGCATTTTGCGTTGCGTATCTATCGCAACGGCACAATCAACTATTTAATGCGACGGCATCTCATTTTGTCGTGTCAAGGAAGGCTCAACATTTTTCCATTTGATGACCCATTGTGTTCATTCGCCTTAGAAAGTA TTTCATATGAGCAATCAGCAATAACGTATGTGTGGAAGAATGACGAGGATACACTCCGGAAGTCTCCATCACTGACAACCCTTAATGCCTATCTCATTCAGAACCAAACGATACCATGCCCTATAAAAGCTAGTTGGAGAG GTAACTACAGCTGTTTAAAGGTGGATCTCATATTTACGAGAGACCGAGCATTCTACTTTACTACAGTTTTTATCCCTGGCATTATCCTGGTGACCTCTTCCTTCATCACCTTTTGGCTGGAGTGGAACGCAGTGCCAGCCCGTTCCATGATAG GTGTTACGACAATGTTGAATTTCTTCACCACCTCCAACGGGTTCCGTTCAACATTGCCAGTTGTCTCAAATCTAACAGCAATGAACGTATGGGACGGCgtatgtatgtgtttcatCTACGCTTCTCTACTGGAATTCGTTTGTGTCAACTATGTAGGAAGAAAACGACCTCTCCATAACGTCGTGTATAGACCTGGAGAAAATCCCGTTACGCAg CGTCTACCAGCAGTTCTCAGCAGAATTGGCATTATTCTGGCCAGTCCTTTG GAGGCGATGGCCATCCTCCATTGGAGAAATGAAACTCCCCAACCGGGAACGAGCGGTGCT GGAGATAAAAAGCGTGAATCAACGGGTGCTGCGGACTTGGTGACCTGTACAGCATGTACGGGTGCACCAGGATCTTGCACCCATACGACAAACAACGGTGGTGTTACAGAG ccATGTTTCGTCCAGGTCCGTAAAAAAGAGCCTCCACATCCAATCAGAGTGGCGAAGACTATTGACGTCATCGCGCGCATCACTTTCCCGACGGCCTATGCCGTGTTTCTCATATTTTTCTTCATCCACTACAAAGCCTTCTCTTAA
- the LOC123707166 gene encoding glutamate-gated chloride channel isoform X6, translating to MGWSCVVARAGAFLLMLTRVSALTSDIFAAGKSDKEILDNLLKNSRYDKRLLPPVDDPVFCCGLTTPNDTLAQNRVGLSSLRPQSHNRGVLTVNVSVLLLSLASPDESSLKYEVEFLLQQQWYDPRLRYSNQSHYDFLNAIHHHEDIWLPDTYFIMHGDFKDPIIPMHFALRIYRNGTINYLMRRHLILSCQGRLNIFPFDDPLCSFALESISYEQSAITYVWKNDEDTLRKSPSLTTLNAYLIQNQTIPCPIKASWRGNYSCLKVDLIFTRDRAFYFTTVFIPGIILVTSSFITFWLEWNAVPARSMIGNYSCLRVDLIFTRDRSFYFTTVFIPGIILVTSSFITFWLEWNAVPARVMIGVTTMLNFFTTSNGFRSTLPVVSNLTAMNVWDGVCMCFIYASLLEFVCVNYVGRKRPLHNVVYRPGENPVTQGDKKRESTGAADLVTCTACTGAPGSCTHTTNNGGVTEPCFVQVRKKEPPHPIRVAKTIDVIARITFPTAYAVFLIFFFIHYKAFS from the exons TTTTGCTGCGGGGAAATCGGACAAAGAGATACTGGACAATCTGTTGAAGAATTCTCGCTACGACAAAAGACTGCTACCGCCAGTAGAcg ATCCAGTGTTCTGTTGTGGTCTTACAACACCAAACGACACTTTAGCTCAGAATAGAGTCGGCCTCTCTTCCCTTCGGCCTCAGTCGCACAATCGTG GTGTCCTCACCGTAAATGTTAGCGTGCTACTTCTTAGTTTAGCATCACCAGATGAATCTAGTCTC AAATACGAAGTCGAATTTCTACTACAGCAGCAGTGGTACGATCCTCGACTACGTTATTCAAACCAGTCTCATTACGACTTCCTGAACGCCATACATCATCACGAAGACATTTGGTTACCAGATACATATTTCATTATGCATGGAGACTTTAAA GATCCAATAATTCCAATGCATTTTGCGTTGCGTATCTATCGCAACGGCACAATCAACTATTTAATGCGACGGCATCTCATTTTGTCGTGTCAAGGAAGGCTCAACATTTTTCCATTTGATGACCCATTGTGTTCATTCGCCTTAGAAAGTA TTTCATATGAGCAATCAGCAATAACGTATGTGTGGAAGAATGACGAGGATACACTCCGGAAGTCTCCATCACTGACAACCCTTAATGCCTATCTCATTCAGAACCAAACGATACCATGCCCTATAAAAGCTAGTTGGAGAG GTAACTACAGCTGTTTAAAGGTGGATCTCATATTTACGAGAGACCGAGCATTCTACTTTACTACAGTTTTTATCCCTGGCATTATCCTGGTGACCTCTTCCTTCATCACCTTTTGGCTGGAGTGGAACGCAGTGCCAGCCCGTTCCATGATAG GTAATTACAGCTGCCTAAGGGTGGACCTCATCTTCACGCGAGATCGATCATTTTACTTCACCACAGTTTTTATTCCGGGCATCATTTTGGTGACATCATCGTTTATTACTTTTTGGCTGGAATGGAATGCAGTGCCTGCTAGAGTTATGATAG GTGTTACGACAATGTTGAATTTCTTCACCACCTCCAACGGGTTCCGTTCAACATTGCCAGTTGTCTCAAATCTAACAGCAATGAACGTATGGGACGGCgtatgtatgtgtttcatCTACGCTTCTCTACTGGAATTCGTTTGTGTCAACTATGTAGGAAGAAAACGACCTCTCCATAACGTCGTGTATAGACCTGGAGAAAATCCCGTTACGCAg GGAGATAAAAAGCGTGAATCAACGGGTGCTGCGGACTTGGTGACCTGTACAGCATGTACGGGTGCACCAGGATCTTGCACCCATACGACAAACAACGGTGGTGTTACAGAG ccATGTTTCGTCCAGGTCCGTAAAAAAGAGCCTCCACATCCAATCAGAGTGGCGAAGACTATTGACGTCATCGCGCGCATCACTTTCCCGACGGCCTATGCCGTGTTTCTCATATTTTTCTTCATCCACTACAAAGCCTTCTCTTAA
- the LOC123707166 gene encoding glutamate-gated chloride channel isoform X7, whose product MGWSCVVARAGAFLLMLTRVSALTSDIFAAGKSDKEILDNLLKNSRYDKRLLPPVDDPVFCCGLTTPNDTLAQNRVGLSSLRPQSHNRGVLTVNVSVLLLSLASPDESSLKYEVEFLLQQQWYDPRLRYSNQSHYDFLNAIHHHEDIWLPDTYFIMHGDFKDPIIPMHFALRIYRNGTINYLMRRHLILSCQGRLNIFPFDDPLCSFALESISYEQSAITYVWKNDEDTLRKSPSLTTLNAYLIQNQTIPCPIKASWRGNYSCLRVDLIFTRDRSFYFTTVFIPGIILVTSSFITFWLEWNAVPARVMIGVTTMLNFFTTSNGFRSTLPVVSNLTAMNVWDGVCMCFIYASLLEFVCVNYVGRKRPLHNVVYRPGENPVTQRLPAVLSRIGIILASPLEAMAILHWRNETPQPGTSGAGDKKRESTGAADLVTCTACTGAPGSCTHTTNNGGVTEPCFVQVRKKEPPHPIRVAKTIDVIARITFPTAYAVFLIFFFIHYKAFS is encoded by the exons TTTTGCTGCGGGGAAATCGGACAAAGAGATACTGGACAATCTGTTGAAGAATTCTCGCTACGACAAAAGACTGCTACCGCCAGTAGAcg ATCCAGTGTTCTGTTGTGGTCTTACAACACCAAACGACACTTTAGCTCAGAATAGAGTCGGCCTCTCTTCCCTTCGGCCTCAGTCGCACAATCGTG GTGTCCTCACCGTAAATGTTAGCGTGCTACTTCTTAGTTTAGCATCACCAGATGAATCTAGTCTC AAATACGAAGTCGAATTTCTACTACAGCAGCAGTGGTACGATCCTCGACTACGTTATTCAAACCAGTCTCATTACGACTTCCTGAACGCCATACATCATCACGAAGACATTTGGTTACCAGATACATATTTCATTATGCATGGAGACTTTAAA GATCCAATAATTCCAATGCATTTTGCGTTGCGTATCTATCGCAACGGCACAATCAACTATTTAATGCGACGGCATCTCATTTTGTCGTGTCAAGGAAGGCTCAACATTTTTCCATTTGATGACCCATTGTGTTCATTCGCCTTAGAAAGTA TTTCATATGAGCAATCAGCAATAACGTATGTGTGGAAGAATGACGAGGATACACTCCGGAAGTCTCCATCACTGACAACCCTTAATGCCTATCTCATTCAGAACCAAACGATACCATGCCCTATAAAAGCTAGTTGGAGAG GTAATTACAGCTGCCTAAGGGTGGACCTCATCTTCACGCGAGATCGATCATTTTACTTCACCACAGTTTTTATTCCGGGCATCATTTTGGTGACATCATCGTTTATTACTTTTTGGCTGGAATGGAATGCAGTGCCTGCTAGAGTTATGATAG GTGTTACGACAATGTTGAATTTCTTCACCACCTCCAACGGGTTCCGTTCAACATTGCCAGTTGTCTCAAATCTAACAGCAATGAACGTATGGGACGGCgtatgtatgtgtttcatCTACGCTTCTCTACTGGAATTCGTTTGTGTCAACTATGTAGGAAGAAAACGACCTCTCCATAACGTCGTGTATAGACCTGGAGAAAATCCCGTTACGCAg CGTCTACCAGCAGTTCTCAGCAGAATTGGCATTATTCTGGCCAGTCCTTTG GAGGCGATGGCCATCCTCCATTGGAGAAATGAAACTCCCCAACCGGGAACGAGCGGTGCT GGAGATAAAAAGCGTGAATCAACGGGTGCTGCGGACTTGGTGACCTGTACAGCATGTACGGGTGCACCAGGATCTTGCACCCATACGACAAACAACGGTGGTGTTACAGAG ccATGTTTCGTCCAGGTCCGTAAAAAAGAGCCTCCACATCCAATCAGAGTGGCGAAGACTATTGACGTCATCGCGCGCATCACTTTCCCGACGGCCTATGCCGTGTTTCTCATATTTTTCTTCATCCACTACAAAGCCTTCTCTTAA
- the LOC123707166 gene encoding glutamate-gated chloride channel isoform X2 produces the protein MGWSCVVARAGAFLLMLTRVSALTSDIFAAGKSDKEILDNLLKNSRYDKRLLPPVDDPVFCCGLTTPNDTLAQNRVGLSSLRPQSHNRGVLTVNVSVLLLSLASPDESSLKYEVEFLLQQQWYDPRLRYSNQSHYDFLNAIHHHEDIWLPDTYFIMHGDFKDPIIPMHFALRIYRNGTINYLMRRHLILSCQGRLNIFPFDDPLCSFALESISYEQSAITYVWKNDEDTLRKSPSLTTLNAYLIQNQTIPCPIKASWRGNYSCLKVDLIFTRDRAFYFTTVFIPGIILVTSSFITFWLEWNAVPARSMIGNYSCLRVDLIFTRDRSFYFTTVFIPGIILVTSSFITFWLEWNAVPARVMIGVTTMLNFFTTSNGFRSTLPVVSNLTAMNVWDGVCMCFIYASLLEFVCVNYVGRKRPLHNVVYRPGENPVTQEAMAILHWRNETPQPGTSGAGDKKRESTGAADLVTCTACTGAPGSCTHTTNNGGVTEPCFVQVRKKEPPHPIRVAKTIDVIARITFPTAYAVFLIFFFIHYKAFS, from the exons TTTTGCTGCGGGGAAATCGGACAAAGAGATACTGGACAATCTGTTGAAGAATTCTCGCTACGACAAAAGACTGCTACCGCCAGTAGAcg ATCCAGTGTTCTGTTGTGGTCTTACAACACCAAACGACACTTTAGCTCAGAATAGAGTCGGCCTCTCTTCCCTTCGGCCTCAGTCGCACAATCGTG GTGTCCTCACCGTAAATGTTAGCGTGCTACTTCTTAGTTTAGCATCACCAGATGAATCTAGTCTC AAATACGAAGTCGAATTTCTACTACAGCAGCAGTGGTACGATCCTCGACTACGTTATTCAAACCAGTCTCATTACGACTTCCTGAACGCCATACATCATCACGAAGACATTTGGTTACCAGATACATATTTCATTATGCATGGAGACTTTAAA GATCCAATAATTCCAATGCATTTTGCGTTGCGTATCTATCGCAACGGCACAATCAACTATTTAATGCGACGGCATCTCATTTTGTCGTGTCAAGGAAGGCTCAACATTTTTCCATTTGATGACCCATTGTGTTCATTCGCCTTAGAAAGTA TTTCATATGAGCAATCAGCAATAACGTATGTGTGGAAGAATGACGAGGATACACTCCGGAAGTCTCCATCACTGACAACCCTTAATGCCTATCTCATTCAGAACCAAACGATACCATGCCCTATAAAAGCTAGTTGGAGAG GTAACTACAGCTGTTTAAAGGTGGATCTCATATTTACGAGAGACCGAGCATTCTACTTTACTACAGTTTTTATCCCTGGCATTATCCTGGTGACCTCTTCCTTCATCACCTTTTGGCTGGAGTGGAACGCAGTGCCAGCCCGTTCCATGATAG GTAATTACAGCTGCCTAAGGGTGGACCTCATCTTCACGCGAGATCGATCATTTTACTTCACCACAGTTTTTATTCCGGGCATCATTTTGGTGACATCATCGTTTATTACTTTTTGGCTGGAATGGAATGCAGTGCCTGCTAGAGTTATGATAG GTGTTACGACAATGTTGAATTTCTTCACCACCTCCAACGGGTTCCGTTCAACATTGCCAGTTGTCTCAAATCTAACAGCAATGAACGTATGGGACGGCgtatgtatgtgtttcatCTACGCTTCTCTACTGGAATTCGTTTGTGTCAACTATGTAGGAAGAAAACGACCTCTCCATAACGTCGTGTATAGACCTGGAGAAAATCCCGTTACGCAg GAGGCGATGGCCATCCTCCATTGGAGAAATGAAACTCCCCAACCGGGAACGAGCGGTGCT GGAGATAAAAAGCGTGAATCAACGGGTGCTGCGGACTTGGTGACCTGTACAGCATGTACGGGTGCACCAGGATCTTGCACCCATACGACAAACAACGGTGGTGTTACAGAG ccATGTTTCGTCCAGGTCCGTAAAAAAGAGCCTCCACATCCAATCAGAGTGGCGAAGACTATTGACGTCATCGCGCGCATCACTTTCCCGACGGCCTATGCCGTGTTTCTCATATTTTTCTTCATCCACTACAAAGCCTTCTCTTAA
- the LOC123707166 gene encoding glutamate-gated chloride channel isoform X17 produces MGWSCVVARAGAFLLMLTRVSALTSDIFAAGKSDKEILDNLLKNSRYDKRLLPPVDGVLTVNVSVLLLSLASPDESSLKYEVEFLLQQQWYDPRLRYSNQSHYDFLNAIHHHEDIWLPDTYFIMHGDFKDPIIPMHFALRIYRNGTINYLMRRHLILSCQGRLNIFPFDDPLCSFALESISYEQSAITYVWKNDEDTLRKSPSLTTLNAYLIQNQTIPCPIKASWRGNYSCLRVDLIFTRDRSFYFTTVFIPGIILVTSSFITFWLEWNAVPARVMIGVTTMLNFFTTSNGFRSTLPVVSNLTAMNVWDGVCMCFIYASLLEFVCVNYVGRKRPLHNVVYRPGENPVTQRLPAVLSRIGIILASPLGDKKRESTGAADLVTCTACTGAPGSCTHTTNNGGVTEPCFVQVRKKEPPHPIRVAKTIDVIARITFPTAYAVFLIFFFIHYKAFS; encoded by the exons TTTTGCTGCGGGGAAATCGGACAAAGAGATACTGGACAATCTGTTGAAGAATTCTCGCTACGACAAAAGACTGCTACCGCCAGTAGAcg GTGTCCTCACCGTAAATGTTAGCGTGCTACTTCTTAGTTTAGCATCACCAGATGAATCTAGTCTC AAATACGAAGTCGAATTTCTACTACAGCAGCAGTGGTACGATCCTCGACTACGTTATTCAAACCAGTCTCATTACGACTTCCTGAACGCCATACATCATCACGAAGACATTTGGTTACCAGATACATATTTCATTATGCATGGAGACTTTAAA GATCCAATAATTCCAATGCATTTTGCGTTGCGTATCTATCGCAACGGCACAATCAACTATTTAATGCGACGGCATCTCATTTTGTCGTGTCAAGGAAGGCTCAACATTTTTCCATTTGATGACCCATTGTGTTCATTCGCCTTAGAAAGTA TTTCATATGAGCAATCAGCAATAACGTATGTGTGGAAGAATGACGAGGATACACTCCGGAAGTCTCCATCACTGACAACCCTTAATGCCTATCTCATTCAGAACCAAACGATACCATGCCCTATAAAAGCTAGTTGGAGAG GTAATTACAGCTGCCTAAGGGTGGACCTCATCTTCACGCGAGATCGATCATTTTACTTCACCACAGTTTTTATTCCGGGCATCATTTTGGTGACATCATCGTTTATTACTTTTTGGCTGGAATGGAATGCAGTGCCTGCTAGAGTTATGATAG GTGTTACGACAATGTTGAATTTCTTCACCACCTCCAACGGGTTCCGTTCAACATTGCCAGTTGTCTCAAATCTAACAGCAATGAACGTATGGGACGGCgtatgtatgtgtttcatCTACGCTTCTCTACTGGAATTCGTTTGTGTCAACTATGTAGGAAGAAAACGACCTCTCCATAACGTCGTGTATAGACCTGGAGAAAATCCCGTTACGCAg CGTCTACCAGCAGTTCTCAGCAGAATTGGCATTATTCTGGCCAGTCCTTTG GGAGATAAAAAGCGTGAATCAACGGGTGCTGCGGACTTGGTGACCTGTACAGCATGTACGGGTGCACCAGGATCTTGCACCCATACGACAAACAACGGTGGTGTTACAGAG ccATGTTTCGTCCAGGTCCGTAAAAAAGAGCCTCCACATCCAATCAGAGTGGCGAAGACTATTGACGTCATCGCGCGCATCACTTTCCCGACGGCCTATGCCGTGTTTCTCATATTTTTCTTCATCCACTACAAAGCCTTCTCTTAA